GGCATCCTCGAAGATTTGTACGAGCAATACCTGCTGCCGCCGCTGCAGGCCGGCTGGACGGTGCGCCGGCGCAGCCGCCACACGCGCTGCTATGAAGAAGTGGGCAAGCGCTTTGGCAAGATGCTCGGCATAGACCACTGGCTGATTCACCCGATCAGCCACAGCGCCGAGGCCGGCAAGACCAAGGCCAAGCGCATGGAGGCGCTGCGCGCCGCGGTGGACCAGACCTTCTCCAAGGTGCGCCGCAAATACAAGGAATACGGCATAGGCGAGAAGCCCTTCGTCGTGATCAAGGCCGACGACGCGGGCGACGAGGCCGGCGTGGCCGTGCTGCGCGACGCCAAGGACCTGCCCGCGCTGGAAGAAAGCGGCCAGCTGCCGCGCAGCGGCCATTGGCTGGTGCAGGAAGGCGTGCTCACGCAGGAGCGCGTGCATGAAGCCGTGGCCGAGCCCGTGGTCTACACCATGGACCGCTACGTGGTCGGCGGCGTCTACCGCATGCACTTGGGCGAAAGTGTAGGGCCTGCCGGGCGGGCTCGCGGCGCGTCCTACGTGCCGCTGGCCTTCGAGCACAGCACCCAGCTGCCCCAGCCGGGCGAGCGCCCCGGCGCCAGCGCGCCGAACCGCTTCTACATGTACGGCGTGGTCGCGCGCCTGGCGATGCTCGCCGCAAGCTACGAGCTCGAAGCCACCGACCCGGAGATGCTGGAGCTGGCCTGAGCCCGTCGCCCAGGCGCCACGGCGGCGCCGGCGCGCGGCGCACAATGGCGGCCCCACCCGTTTGCCTCTTGCGGCATGTCTGAATCGCGCTCTTCCCTGCCCACGCTGATGGTGGGCGCTATCGGCGTGGTGTTCGGCGATATCGGCACCAGCGTGCTCTACACCGTCAAGGAGGTGTTCGGCGGCGGCCACGTGCAGTTCACGCCGGACAACGTCTATGGCGTGCTCTCGCTGATCTTCTGGACGCTGACCATCGTCGTCTCGATCAAGTACGTGACGCTGGTGCTGCGCGCCGACAACAACGGCGAGGGCGGGCTCGTTGCCATGCTCACGCTGGCGTCCAGCGCGGTCGCGGGCCGGCCGCGGCTGCGCGCGGGCATGCTGCTCGTGGGCATCTTCGGCACCTGTCTGTTCTATGGCGACGGCGTCATCACCCCGGCCATCACCACGCTGGGCGCGATGGAGGGGCTGCAAGTGGTATCGCCCTTGCTGGGCGACTATGTCATCGAGCTCACGCTGCTGGTGCTGCTGGCCTTGTTCGTGGTGCAAAAGAAGGGCACGGCCGGCATAGGGCGTTACTTCGGCCCGGTGATGCTGCTGTGGT
The DNA window shown above is from Comamonas sp. NLF-1-9 and carries:
- the gshA gene encoding glutamate--cysteine ligase, encoding MVPHLITALTGPINELEQRMLDAMPAIERWFRLEWMEHTPPFYTSVDLRNAGFKLAPVDTSLFPHGWHHLTAEMMPLAVQAAMAAIEKICPEARNLLIVPENRLQSPSDVADLAQLQRIFNLAGLNVRVGSIDPELKKATTFQLADGQSVAVEPALRVRKRVGLRHFDPCTILLNNELPAGPPGILEDLYEQYLLPPLQAGWTVRRRSRHTRCYEEVGKRFGKMLGIDHWLIHPISHSAEAGKTKAKRMEALRAAVDQTFSKVRRKYKEYGIGEKPFVVIKADDAGDEAGVAVLRDAKDLPALEESGQLPRSGHWLVQEGVLTQERVHEAVAEPVVYTMDRYVVGGVYRMHLGESVGPAGRARGASYVPLAFEHSTQLPQPGERPGASAPNRFYMYGVVARLAMLAASYELEATDPEMLELA